The following coding sequences are from one Ancylobacter sp. TS-1 window:
- a CDS encoding 2-hydroxychromene-2-carboxylate isomerase, with protein sequence MSRSIDYYFSVSSPWAFIGHATFLDVARRHGARVNFRPVFLGELFAETGGLPLARRHPARQRYRLVELKRWREARGLDFHISPAHWPFDPHLADRLVIAAQIAGHDVAPLVARLTAGVWQHEENLADPATLAAILTGMGLPTSLLEVAESDRAATIYATNQADAVEADVFGSPAYVLDGEVFWGQDRIDLLERALSSGRPPFTP encoded by the coding sequence ATGTCCCGTTCCATCGACTATTATTTCTCCGTTTCCAGTCCCTGGGCCTTCATCGGCCATGCGACCTTTCTTGACGTGGCGCGCCGCCACGGCGCCCGGGTGAATTTCCGTCCCGTCTTCCTGGGCGAGCTGTTCGCCGAGACCGGCGGGCTGCCGCTGGCCCGTCGCCATCCCGCCCGCCAGCGCTATCGGCTGGTGGAGCTCAAGCGCTGGCGCGAGGCGCGCGGCCTCGATTTCCACATCAGCCCGGCGCACTGGCCGTTCGATCCTCATCTCGCCGACCGGCTGGTGATCGCCGCGCAGATTGCCGGCCACGACGTGGCGCCTCTCGTCGCGCGGCTCACCGCCGGCGTCTGGCAACACGAGGAAAATCTCGCCGATCCGGCGACGCTGGCCGCCATTCTCACCGGGATGGGCCTGCCCACGTCGCTGCTGGAGGTGGCTGAAAGCGACCGCGCGGCGACGATCTACGCGACGAATCAGGCCGACGCCGTCGAAGCCGACGTGTTCGGCTCGCCCGCCTATGTGCTCGACGGCGAGGTGTTCTGGGGGCAGGATCGGATCGATCTGCTCGAGCGCGCATTGTCGAGCGGGCGCCCGCCCTTCACCCCCTGA
- a CDS encoding tetratricopeptide repeat protein: MSEAAQRAGMPLEQWLRSQLIGTAAVTGAAASGDAPGSVADLQRRIEQLAGKIDQLGAGAQPAAEPAPAPVAPSAFTPLPSTVDLLEAPIGQSMAPPAPAYSAPAPQAPAEAPASTGSVYADQRLQAAIREIDQRLEAMHLIAPRHEPARSAYAPLPTTTPNAIEAAVAEIAARQSELDRDAGHRRPETAAPREPAYREAPAREARPPVRDAISERFVRDPFAGGPFPTRAAPQPPAAPLHPSPVHAAPLHPAPAYAAPVQPAAAPFAPAAPATSARPGSVNETLAAIQGELGVMRQSLGSVAPRRAVDDLQRVVQQLAERVERAGVRDEDLRATLLALRDMIGGLKLPEHPVLLLSRIDTLERKIDIVSAKSADGATIARLQAQATEIRDLLARTLSSDSVRLLAEQVSMLAVKVSEIAANEDRVIRTAFGSLERRIDTLADKIGTQSGGPLPLADLMNRLDSIQGSLASARRELPEGMEALIKGLSDRIERIERPVAMPDEGPRFDALGRQIGELTQKIEKAVAGAEIAGQLASIERAVNDLFIQMEETRATFLAAGPRARPPGGGGNPNSPSARIKREIAGLEAAPEAAAPAPAAEAAPLAAPAGLAPAPGPVPAPAPAALAAVPPEVVFAPPPASIPKPFEPQLMRAALEELSRSTEAAVALRTQGPIPQAAMPQAPARPEARHDASRVVTAFDDEVYFHPVDLDAEAAARNVVPGQPPRPAAGTPTRTAFIAQARRAAQPSGAVPPELRSHIAERNRRKPGRWLARIRAMLLIGLCGSALAYGSWHLLAQMREGQLRAGAPALSSTATLPPTVRPAAPASAPAPEDITGSVGGTARPETPVAPAAPPPAETPDAPAALGPSSMSLPSELPGGIASQTLRAAALAGDPTAAFEIARRFMEGDGVAPNAARAAEWFTYASANGSVPAAYRLGTIYEKGMEGVPRDTNRARQLYEQAAASGNVAAMHNLGVMLASGIDGQPDYRTAAIWFTRAAERGVRDSQYNLAVLYARGFGVAANPAEAWRWFALAAARGDSEAATKRDEIATRLDARALAAARQAIEHWAPLTVDAKANDTTLADWSNGAPRQTASR, encoded by the coding sequence ATGAGCGAAGCCGCGCAGCGCGCCGGCATGCCGCTCGAACAGTGGCTGAGGAGCCAGCTGATCGGTACCGCCGCCGTGACGGGCGCCGCCGCGAGCGGCGACGCTCCCGGCAGCGTCGCCGATCTCCAGCGCCGCATCGAGCAGCTCGCCGGAAAGATCGACCAGCTCGGCGCCGGCGCCCAGCCGGCCGCCGAACCGGCGCCGGCACCCGTCGCGCCGTCGGCCTTCACCCCGCTGCCGAGCACCGTCGATCTTCTCGAGGCGCCCATCGGCCAGTCCATGGCGCCTCCCGCACCGGCCTATTCCGCCCCGGCACCGCAGGCCCCCGCCGAGGCACCCGCCTCCACCGGCTCGGTCTATGCCGACCAGCGCCTGCAGGCGGCGATCCGCGAGATCGACCAGCGTCTGGAGGCCATGCACCTCATCGCGCCGCGCCACGAGCCGGCCCGTTCCGCCTACGCGCCGCTCCCCACCACGACGCCGAACGCCATCGAGGCGGCCGTGGCGGAGATCGCCGCCCGCCAGAGCGAGCTCGACCGCGACGCCGGCCACCGCCGGCCGGAGACGGCCGCGCCGCGCGAGCCGGCCTATCGCGAGGCCCCGGCCCGCGAGGCCCGCCCCCCGGTCCGCGACGCGATCAGCGAGCGCTTCGTCCGCGATCCGTTTGCCGGTGGCCCCTTCCCCACCCGTGCCGCGCCGCAGCCGCCCGCCGCCCCGCTGCATCCGTCCCCGGTCCACGCGGCCCCGCTCCATCCGGCGCCGGCCTATGCCGCTCCGGTGCAGCCGGCGGCCGCGCCCTTCGCCCCGGCAGCGCCTGCCACGTCGGCCCGTCCGGGCTCGGTGAACGAGACGCTGGCGGCAATTCAGGGTGAACTCGGCGTCATGCGCCAGTCGCTCGGCTCGGTCGCGCCGCGCCGCGCGGTGGACGATCTCCAGCGCGTCGTGCAGCAGCTCGCTGAGCGCGTGGAGCGGGCCGGCGTCCGCGACGAGGATCTGCGCGCCACGCTTCTCGCGCTGCGCGACATGATCGGCGGGCTCAAGCTGCCGGAACACCCCGTGCTGCTGCTGAGCCGCATCGACACGCTCGAACGCAAGATCGACATCGTCAGCGCCAAGTCGGCCGACGGCGCCACCATCGCCCGGCTGCAGGCGCAGGCGACCGAAATCCGCGACCTGCTGGCGCGCACCTTGTCCTCCGACTCCGTCCGCCTGCTGGCCGAACAGGTCTCCATGCTGGCGGTGAAGGTCTCGGAAATCGCGGCCAATGAAGACCGCGTCATCCGCACCGCCTTCGGCTCGCTGGAGCGCCGGATCGATACGCTGGCCGACAAGATCGGCACCCAGTCCGGCGGGCCGCTCCCGCTCGCGGATCTGATGAACCGCCTCGATTCGATCCAGGGCAGCCTCGCCAGCGCCCGCCGCGAACTTCCCGAGGGGATGGAGGCGCTCATCAAGGGCCTGTCCGACCGCATCGAGCGGATCGAGCGCCCGGTGGCGATGCCCGACGAGGGCCCGCGCTTCGACGCGCTCGGCCGCCAGATCGGCGAACTCACCCAGAAGATCGAGAAGGCAGTGGCAGGCGCCGAGATCGCCGGCCAGCTCGCCAGCATCGAGCGTGCCGTGAACGACCTCTTCATCCAGATGGAAGAGACCCGCGCCACCTTCCTCGCGGCGGGTCCGCGCGCCCGGCCGCCGGGTGGCGGCGGCAACCCGAACAGCCCTTCCGCCCGCATCAAGCGCGAGATTGCCGGGCTGGAAGCCGCCCCCGAGGCCGCCGCTCCCGCGCCGGCCGCCGAAGCCGCGCCCCTCGCGGCCCCCGCCGGCCTCGCGCCGGCGCCCGGTCCGGTTCCCGCGCCGGCCCCGGCCGCGCTGGCGGCCGTTCCGCCAGAGGTGGTGTTCGCGCCGCCGCCGGCCTCCATTCCCAAGCCGTTCGAGCCGCAGCTCATGCGCGCGGCGCTCGAGGAGCTGAGCCGCTCCACCGAGGCCGCCGTCGCCCTGCGCACGCAGGGGCCCATTCCCCAGGCCGCCATGCCTCAGGCCCCGGCGCGTCCGGAAGCCCGGCACGATGCCTCGCGCGTTGTGACCGCCTTCGACGACGAGGTCTATTTCCACCCGGTCGACCTCGACGCCGAGGCCGCCGCGCGCAATGTCGTGCCGGGGCAGCCCCCGCGCCCGGCCGCCGGCACGCCGACCCGCACCGCCTTCATCGCCCAGGCCCGCCGCGCCGCCCAGCCTTCCGGCGCCGTGCCGCCCGAGCTGCGCAGCCACATCGCCGAGCGCAACCGCCGCAAGCCCGGGCGCTGGCTCGCCCGCATCCGCGCCATGCTGCTGATCGGGCTGTGCGGCTCGGCACTCGCCTATGGCTCCTGGCACCTGCTGGCGCAGATGCGCGAGGGCCAGCTGCGCGCCGGTGCGCCCGCCCTCTCCAGCACCGCCACCCTGCCGCCGACCGTGCGTCCGGCCGCGCCCGCCAGCGCGCCGGCGCCGGAGGACATCACCGGCTCGGTGGGCGGCACCGCCCGCCCGGAGACGCCTGTGGCGCCCGCGGCGCCCCCGCCCGCCGAGACGCCGGACGCGCCGGCCGCGCTCGGTCCGTCCAGCATGTCGCTGCCGAGCGAGCTTCCCGGCGGCATCGCCAGCCAGACGCTGCGCGCCGCCGCCCTCGCCGGCGATCCCACCGCCGCCTTCGAGATCGCCCGCCGCTTCATGGAAGGCGACGGCGTCGCGCCGAACGCGGCACGCGCCGCCGAATGGTTCACCTATGCCTCGGCCAATGGCTCGGTGCCGGCGGCCTACCGTCTCGGGACGATCTACGAGAAGGGTATGGAGGGCGTGCCGCGCGACACCAACAGGGCGCGCCAGCTCTACGAGCAGGCCGCCGCCTCCGGCAATGTCGCGGCCATGCACAATCTCGGCGTGATGCTCGCCTCGGGCATCGACGGCCAGCCCGACTACCGCACGGCGGCGATCTGGTTCACCCGCGCCGCCGAACGCGGCGTGCGCGACAGCCAGTACAATCTCGCTGTGCTCTACGCCCGCGGCTTCGGCGTCGCCGCCAACCCGGCCGAGGCCTGGCGCTGGTTCGCCCTCGCCGCCGCGCGCGGCGACAGCGAGGCCGCCACCAAGCGCGACGAGATCGCCACGCGGCTCGACGCCCGCGCGCTGGCCGCCGCCCGTCAGGCGATCGAGCACTGGGCGCCGCTCACCGTCGACGCCAAGGCCAACGACACCACGCTGGCCGACTGGAGCAACGGAGCGCCGCGCCAGACCGCCTCGCGCTGA
- a CDS encoding MerR family DNA-binding transcriptional regulator, translated as MDFTSFEADRTADTHLAPTGDSAFFTIGDLAREFGVTLRALRFYEDKGLLAPRREGLTRLYSAAERARLAIILKGKKLGFTLAEIKAMVALREGSAVPAGGLALTREKCAEQLALLEQQKTEIEEAIGELRQMVAAFSARSAA; from the coding sequence ATGGACTTCACCTCCTTTGAGGCCGATCGCACCGCCGATACGCATCTCGCCCCCACGGGCGATTCCGCCTTCTTCACCATCGGCGACCTCGCCCGCGAGTTCGGCGTCACCCTGCGCGCCCTGCGCTTCTATGAGGACAAGGGCCTGCTGGCGCCGCGCCGCGAGGGCCTGACCCGGCTCTACAGCGCCGCCGAGCGCGCCCGCCTCGCCATCATCCTCAAGGGCAAGAAGCTCGGCTTCACCCTCGCCGAGATCAAGGCGATGGTGGCCCTGCGCGAAGGCAGCGCCGTCCCGGCCGGCGGCCTCGCTCTGACCCGCGAGAAATGCGCCGAGCAGCTCGCGCTGCTCGAACAGCAGAAGACCGAGATCGAGGAAGCCATCGGCGAGCTTCGCCAGATGGTCGCCGCCTTCTCGGCGCGCTCGGCGGCTTGA
- the pdeM gene encoding ligase-associated DNA damage response endonuclease PdeM, translated as MADDGAAVILAGATLVLDAAGALWWPAERMLIVADLHLEKGSAFAARGVPLPPYDSRATLAVLARIVERRRPRSLVALGDSFHDRAGADRLGTEEREALAALMRGREMVWIAGNHDPDPVPGLGGSCAEELRVGPLTLRHEPAGEAGEGEIAGHFHPVARVVVRGRSLRRRCFATDGRRLVMPALGAYAGGLNIRDAALAGLFGGDYDAHLVGAGRTYRIAHRACLPDR; from the coding sequence GTGGCGGATGACGGCGCGGCGGTGATCCTTGCTGGCGCGACGCTGGTGCTCGACGCCGCCGGGGCGCTGTGGTGGCCGGCCGAGCGCATGCTGATCGTCGCCGACCTGCATCTGGAGAAGGGCTCCGCCTTCGCCGCGCGCGGCGTGCCGCTGCCGCCCTATGACAGCCGGGCGACGCTCGCCGTGCTGGCGCGCATCGTCGAGCGGCGACGCCCGCGCAGCCTCGTCGCGCTGGGCGACAGCTTCCATGACCGCGCCGGCGCCGATCGGCTCGGGACCGAGGAACGCGAGGCGCTGGCGGCGCTGATGCGCGGGCGGGAGATGGTGTGGATCGCCGGCAATCACGATCCCGACCCGGTGCCGGGGCTGGGCGGCAGCTGCGCCGAGGAACTGCGGGTCGGGCCGCTCACCTTGCGCCACGAGCCTGCCGGTGAAGCGGGGGAGGGCGAGATCGCCGGCCATTTCCACCCCGTCGCGCGGGTGGTGGTGCGCGGGCGCAGCCTGCGCCGGCGCTGCTTCGCCACCGACGGGCGGCGCCTCGTCATGCCGGCGCTCGGCGCCTATGCCGGCGGGCTGAACATCCGCGACGCGGCGTTGGCCGGCCTGTTCGGCGGCGATTACGACGCCCATCTCGTGGGGGCGGGGCGCACCTACCGCATCGCCCACCGCGCCTGCCTGCCGGATCGGTAG